From a single Lewinella sp. LCG006 genomic region:
- a CDS encoding IS4 family transposase — MTAISVVFDHKLGDARLEKRANRILHQMIKSGSGVPNRLNTHHRERMGMSRFLNNNRLSMDALVNSITQSWYTEEYADRDLYVIQDTTDYNAIGHKGRLSESDEDLGPLWKDDTNQEFGFFLHPGLVLDGDSGFPLGYTHLHIWNRCVDQPNRHERNYKRQPIEQKSSYRWLESIDYSTQVLKGHRGKVVHVMDREGDIYELFAKPMPPNHHLVIRTSKQRVIYDESDSKHLLWQYLEEQATKGLVIEVAIPRQKKRKARKAKMALSYGRVEIARPKDRTKAQGPDRIPLYFVQLKELEHSVPDGEAPVHWTIWTDMVIENEHQALKIVDIYQNRWNIEELFSLLKTKGLECESAQVESGIAMKRLVIMAMQAALHLLQLLKDRDHVYQEKATLLIDTQDLTFVELLIPIYEGQTQKQKNPHPPESLARLAWLIGRMGGYSGYKSQSPPGPKTMRWGWRRFQEQLSAWRIVNQIKLD, encoded by the coding sequence ATGACAGCTATTAGTGTAGTATTTGATCATAAATTAGGTGATGCTCGCTTAGAAAAACGAGCAAACCGTATATTACATCAGATGATAAAAAGTGGCAGCGGTGTTCCCAATCGACTGAATACACACCATCGAGAACGAATGGGGATGAGTCGATTTTTAAATAACAATCGATTGAGTATGGATGCTCTGGTGAACAGTATTACCCAGTCTTGGTATACGGAGGAGTATGCTGACCGGGATTTATATGTCATACAAGACACGACCGACTATAATGCAATTGGCCATAAGGGGCGTTTAAGTGAGTCGGATGAGGACTTGGGGCCACTTTGGAAAGATGATACGAATCAAGAATTCGGTTTTTTTCTTCATCCCGGCCTTGTGTTGGATGGCGATAGTGGATTTCCATTGGGCTACACACACCTTCATATCTGGAATCGATGTGTAGACCAACCGAATCGACATGAGCGTAATTACAAGAGGCAGCCTATTGAGCAGAAGAGTTCTTATCGCTGGTTGGAGAGTATAGATTATAGTACACAAGTTTTAAAGGGGCATCGGGGAAAAGTTGTTCATGTCATGGATCGGGAAGGGGATATCTACGAACTCTTCGCTAAGCCAATGCCCCCCAATCATCATTTGGTTATTCGCACTAGCAAGCAGCGGGTGATTTATGACGAGTCTGACAGCAAGCATTTATTGTGGCAGTATTTAGAAGAGCAAGCTACCAAGGGACTCGTCATTGAAGTAGCTATCCCAAGACAAAAAAAGCGCAAAGCCCGAAAAGCAAAGATGGCCTTGAGTTATGGTCGGGTAGAGATTGCCCGGCCTAAAGATCGTACCAAAGCGCAAGGGCCAGACCGAATTCCATTATACTTTGTACAACTCAAAGAATTGGAACACAGCGTACCTGATGGCGAGGCTCCTGTTCATTGGACGATCTGGACGGATATGGTCATTGAAAATGAGCATCAAGCATTGAAAATTGTCGATATCTACCAAAATAGATGGAATATTGAGGAGCTTTTTAGCTTGTTAAAAACCAAAGGGCTAGAATGCGAATCCGCTCAGGTTGAATCAGGCATTGCTATGAAACGACTCGTGATCATGGCCATGCAGGCGGCATTGCATTTATTACAATTGCTCAAAGACCGCGACCATGTCTACCAAGAAAAGGCTACATTACTAATCGATACGCAGGATCTGACTTTCGTGGAACTACTTATTCCGATCTATGAGGGTCAAACCCAAAAGCAAAAAAATCCCCACCCTCCTGAGTCCTTGGCTCGATTGGCATGGTTAATCGGCAGAATGGGGGGGTACAGTGGCTACAAAAGCCAGTCGCCACCAGGGCCAAAAACCATGCGCTGGGGATGGCGAAGATTTCAGGAGCAACTCTCCGCTTGGCGAATTGTCAATCAAATTAAGCTTGATTAA
- a CDS encoding lipocalin family protein gives MRIALAILMFSFAFCACDPYSNTDLAGNWKAVEITEEGDSLAVDLSGIRFEFTNDGHYYFHSTLNYEEAGTYRLDGPYLFSTDTTQEISREKAVEIVLLNADSLQLRMQELGKERIMLLKKE, from the coding sequence ATGAGAATTGCGCTTGCTATTCTGATGTTTTCTTTTGCCTTTTGCGCTTGCGATCCCTATTCTAATACAGACCTTGCCGGAAATTGGAAAGCTGTAGAGATTACCGAAGAGGGGGATAGTCTTGCTGTTGATCTTAGCGGCATACGCTTTGAATTCACCAATGATGGGCACTATTATTTTCATAGCACCCTTAATTATGAAGAAGCAGGTACCTACCGCTTAGATGGGCCTTATTTGTTTAGCACAGATACGACACAGGAAATTTCCCGCGAGAAGGCCGTGGAGATCGTCTTGCTCAACGCAGATAGTTTACAGTTGCGGATGCAAGAGCTTGGTAAAGAGCGAATCATGCTCTTGAAGAAGGAGTAG
- a CDS encoding 1-acyl-sn-glycerol-3-phosphate acyltransferase: MLYAAVRPLATIGLKYYFRRIDLANADRIPDNAAVILAANHPTTFIEPCILACFLETPLNFMARGDFFKNPIADKLLRGVHIIPVFRLRDGGFSGLKNNYESFGKAFQVLAQKKTLMILAEGRCIHEKRLRPIRKGTARIALGALDTTELDEVYIVPVGVNFTYADRLQSDVMINCGEPIKASAYLKDYQENATPAINELTEELRKRLSEEVIIIDKIEDEPLVENILRLYRTEHPQPAGKFLRPSQEQLRGEKRISEAINTLQDHEKQALTRDTHDYFSRLERMQIDDPAFRGHYRKEQQQTGRIFLSVLPVLLLLIWHLPPVLLVQWLAGTKIKTVEFSGPVRWAGLMVVYLIYILLWLIAALVIGSWWPVVIAGVGFLSASWIIRFTERSHRWLLGWRAKRQTEHEMKYLKKLRAQIIEQVRGFWA, translated from the coding sequence ATGCTATATGCCGCAGTACGCCCCCTGGCGACAATAGGTCTCAAATACTACTTCCGACGCATTGATCTTGCCAATGCCGATCGGATTCCTGATAATGCTGCGGTCATCCTTGCGGCCAATCATCCTACAACCTTTATAGAACCCTGCATCCTGGCCTGTTTCCTCGAAACGCCCTTGAATTTCATGGCCAGAGGGGATTTCTTCAAGAACCCTATTGCGGATAAACTGCTTAGAGGGGTGCATATCATCCCCGTCTTCCGGTTACGTGATGGCGGTTTTAGTGGCCTAAAAAACAACTACGAATCCTTTGGGAAAGCTTTCCAGGTACTCGCTCAGAAGAAAACATTGATGATTCTGGCCGAAGGCCGCTGCATTCACGAAAAACGACTACGCCCCATCCGTAAAGGTACGGCCAGAATTGCCCTTGGAGCCCTCGATACGACTGAACTGGACGAAGTCTATATCGTACCCGTTGGTGTAAACTTCACCTATGCTGATCGTTTGCAGTCTGATGTGATGATCAATTGCGGAGAACCCATCAAAGCAAGTGCTTACCTCAAAGATTACCAGGAAAACGCTACCCCGGCCATCAATGAGCTCACAGAAGAACTCAGGAAACGACTCAGCGAGGAGGTTATCATTATCGACAAGATCGAGGATGAGCCGCTCGTAGAGAATATTTTGAGACTTTACCGCACCGAGCATCCTCAGCCCGCTGGCAAATTTCTCCGGCCTTCACAGGAGCAACTCCGCGGTGAAAAACGCATCTCCGAAGCCATTAATACCCTCCAGGATCACGAAAAGCAAGCTTTGACCCGCGACACCCACGACTACTTTAGCCGTCTGGAACGCATGCAGATTGATGATCCCGCTTTTCGAGGACACTACCGCAAGGAACAGCAACAAACAGGACGAATATTCCTCAGCGTGTTGCCTGTTTTGCTTTTATTGATCTGGCATCTTCCACCCGTGTTATTGGTACAATGGCTGGCCGGCACTAAAATCAAAACCGTAGAGTTCTCCGGCCCGGTACGCTGGGCGGGCCTCATGGTTGTTTACCTTATTTACATCCTCTTATGGCTGATCGCCGCCTTGGTGATCGGTAGCTGGTGGCCCGTGGTCATCGCCGGAGTGGGCTTCTTGTCCGCCTCGTGGATCATTCGTTTTACCGAACGCAGCCATCGCTGGCTACTCGGTTGGCGCGCTAAACGCCAAACAGAACACGAAATGAAGTACCTGAAAAAGTTGCGGGCACAAATCATCGAGCAGGTTCGTGGGTTTTGGGCATAA
- a CDS encoding class I SAM-dependent methyltransferase produces the protein MTKSVFQDPDAGQALYWSPSGEALSSEDGEMTYALDKGVIRLLPKKEGEGLSSFDYQDHYQKDAEAFDYFASWEDPAAVHENERLHQMILAQAPKQVKRVLDVGCGSAWVAAHFANQGVEVYSMDISTVNPEKAVGRYPFEGHYGVVADVFHLPFQESTFDLIVASEIIEHVADPALFLEKLLPALAPGGVMVVTTPHAEKLAYSLCIHCNQPTPHHAHLHSFTATSIRELLPVPLRAGARTSTFMNKVLLHARTHVLLKHFPFSLWRLVDRVANVIIPKTARLMLVVRR, from the coding sequence ATGACAAAATCGGTGTTTCAAGACCCTGATGCAGGGCAAGCCCTTTACTGGAGCCCGTCGGGTGAGGCACTCTCATCGGAAGATGGGGAGATGACTTACGCTTTGGATAAAGGAGTTATTCGGCTGTTGCCTAAAAAAGAAGGGGAGGGCTTGTCGTCTTTTGATTATCAGGATCACTACCAAAAAGATGCCGAGGCTTTCGATTATTTTGCCTCCTGGGAGGATCCCGCAGCGGTGCATGAGAATGAGCGGCTTCATCAGATGATTTTGGCGCAAGCTCCTAAACAAGTCAAACGAGTATTGGATGTTGGTTGTGGATCTGCCTGGGTAGCTGCTCATTTTGCCAACCAGGGGGTAGAAGTTTATTCCATGGATATTTCCACCGTTAATCCGGAAAAAGCAGTAGGCCGATATCCATTTGAAGGGCACTATGGGGTCGTCGCCGATGTTTTTCATTTACCTTTTCAGGAAAGCACCTTCGACCTGATTGTCGCTAGTGAGATCATTGAACACGTAGCTGATCCAGCCCTGTTTTTAGAAAAACTACTACCCGCTTTGGCACCGGGTGGTGTAATGGTGGTAACCACGCCTCATGCAGAAAAGCTAGCTTACAGTCTTTGCATACATTGCAACCAACCCACGCCGCACCATGCACATTTGCATTCCTTTACAGCGACGTCCATTAGGGAATTGCTGCCCGTTCCTCTGAGAGCGGGCGCAAGGACAAGTACTTTTATGAATAAGGTGCTCCTGCATGCGCGGACGCATGTCTTGTTGAAGCATTTCCCTTTCTCCCTATGGCGATTGGTGGATCGTGTTGCGAATGTGATTATTCCTAAGACGGCGAGGTTGATGCTGGTGGTGCGGAGATGA
- a CDS encoding CCA tRNA nucleotidyltransferase: MVFDIQSKERKIFEVISTAANELGFPAYVVGGYVRDRLLARPSKDMDIVCVGSGIELALAVAKKFHPRPRVTTFKRFGTAMLMHEGLEVEFVGARKESYRSDSRKPTVEDGTLEDDQNRRDFTINALAVSLNEDNYGAIIDPFDGLEHLEQKRIITPLEPGKTFSDDPLRMLRAIRFSTQLGFEIDQTTLEAISKFRNRIKIISQERIATELNKILEAPQPSIGFKLLFDTGLLELILPELAAMQGVEIRNGVGHKDNFYHTLQVVDQLAHKSNHLWLRWSALLHDIAKPVTKRFDKENGWTFHGHEAVGAAMVPRIFRRLRLPMDQKMKFVQKMVQLHQRPISLTKEDITDSAVRRILFEAGEDIDQLMLLCEADITSKNEKRVRRYLQNYEYLRERLQAVEEQDHLRNWQPPISGELIMETFGIPPSREVGIIKNAIREAILDGDIPNEYDAAFAFMQTKAKELGIAMPVDK; this comes from the coding sequence GTGGTTTTTGATATCCAAAGTAAAGAACGGAAAATTTTTGAGGTCATCAGTACTGCTGCCAATGAGTTGGGCTTTCCTGCGTATGTGGTGGGAGGTTATGTACGCGATCGCCTCTTGGCTCGTCCGTCAAAAGACATGGACATCGTCTGCGTTGGAAGTGGTATTGAGTTGGCATTAGCGGTGGCCAAGAAATTTCATCCTCGCCCCAGAGTGACTACCTTTAAGCGTTTCGGTACTGCTATGCTTATGCACGAAGGCCTGGAGGTGGAATTTGTAGGTGCTCGTAAAGAAAGCTATCGCTCAGATTCTCGAAAACCCACCGTTGAGGATGGCACCCTGGAAGATGACCAAAATCGGCGCGACTTCACTATCAATGCTTTAGCGGTAAGCCTCAATGAAGATAACTACGGTGCCATCATTGATCCCTTCGATGGCCTGGAGCATTTGGAACAAAAGCGCATCATCACTCCTCTTGAACCAGGAAAAACATTTTCGGATGATCCGCTGCGGATGTTGCGCGCTATTCGCTTTTCTACCCAGCTGGGCTTTGAGATCGACCAAACGACCCTGGAGGCGATCAGCAAGTTTCGCAACCGGATAAAGATCATTTCCCAGGAAAGAATCGCCACCGAGCTTAATAAAATACTGGAAGCACCACAACCCAGTATTGGTTTCAAACTCTTGTTTGATACGGGCCTGCTGGAACTCATTCTGCCCGAACTGGCAGCTATGCAGGGAGTAGAAATTCGCAACGGCGTAGGCCACAAGGATAATTTCTATCATACCCTCCAGGTTGTCGATCAATTGGCACACAAAAGCAACCACCTCTGGTTGCGTTGGTCGGCGCTTTTGCATGATATTGCCAAACCGGTAACCAAGCGTTTTGACAAAGAAAATGGCTGGACATTTCACGGACACGAAGCGGTAGGTGCAGCCATGGTACCTCGTATTTTCCGTCGTCTACGCCTACCCATGGATCAAAAAATGAAGTTTGTCCAGAAGATGGTTCAGCTTCATCAACGTCCTATATCACTCACGAAGGAAGACATCACCGACTCTGCCGTTCGGCGTATTCTCTTCGAAGCTGGAGAAGATATTGATCAATTGATGCTGCTCTGCGAAGCTGACATCACCTCAAAAAATGAAAAGCGCGTCCGTCGCTACTTACAGAATTACGAGTACCTGCGCGAACGCCTCCAAGCCGTAGAAGAGCAAGATCACTTACGTAATTGGCAGCCCCCCATTAGCGGTGAGCTTATCATGGAAACTTTTGGCATCCCCCCAAGCCGGGAAGTAGGCATTATCAAAAATGCGATTCGGGAAGCCATTCTGGATGGTGATATTCCTAATGAATACGATGCCGCCTTTGCCTTTATGCAGACCAAAGCCAAGGAACTGGGGATTGCAATGCCGGTGGATAAGTAG
- the nhaD gene encoding sodium:proton antiporter NhaD, with the protein MLTAIVLVFILGYLTIVFEHPLHLDKTVPALLMGALCWALAAIGFNGGDLSIVDSHEHLFSMVGGHGEEAAEGFKNALLHHLGKTAEILIFLIGAMTIVEIIDLHRGFEILKNWVKTKNKKRLLWIIGLLAFVLSAIIDNLTATIVLVTLLRKLIHNPKQRLWYAGLVVIAANAGGAWSPIGDVTTTMLWIGGQVTTGGLVTNLVLPSIVCFAVPFLIASMLPIFQGEIEVEESNESEHNRLLSSKTMLFLGLGMIVFVPIFKTITHLPPYLGMMLSLGVVWLVSEYIHPEEDFTEERKVAFSAHKALSRIEMSSILFFLGILMAVAALETIAIGNVGALRSVAESLQEAIPNQDVVVVILGFLSAVIDNVPLVAASMGMYDLSVFVEDSKLWHFIAYSAGTGGSMLIIGSAAGVAAMGMERIDFIWYFKKIAWLALVGFLAGAGVFLLLAQFLH; encoded by the coding sequence ATGCTTACTGCAATTGTTCTGGTATTCATTCTCGGTTATCTTACCATTGTTTTTGAACACCCCTTACATCTTGATAAAACGGTACCTGCACTCCTCATGGGGGCGCTGTGTTGGGCTTTAGCAGCCATTGGCTTTAACGGAGGAGATCTTTCCATCGTAGACAGCCACGAACACCTTTTTAGTATGGTTGGCGGGCACGGCGAAGAAGCTGCGGAGGGGTTCAAAAACGCATTGTTGCATCACTTAGGCAAAACGGCAGAAATCCTGATCTTCCTGATCGGGGCGATGACAATCGTAGAAATCATTGATTTACACCGTGGTTTTGAAATCCTGAAAAACTGGGTAAAAACCAAAAACAAAAAGCGCCTGCTCTGGATCATCGGTCTCCTGGCGTTTGTTTTATCTGCAATCATTGATAACCTAACTGCAACAATCGTACTGGTGACTTTGCTTCGTAAGCTGATTCACAACCCTAAGCAAAGGTTGTGGTACGCTGGCTTGGTCGTCATTGCTGCCAACGCTGGTGGTGCCTGGTCACCTATCGGTGATGTAACGACAACCATGCTCTGGATTGGGGGGCAGGTGACGACGGGTGGACTGGTTACTAACCTGGTACTTCCTTCTATTGTTTGTTTCGCTGTTCCTTTTTTAATAGCAAGTATGCTGCCCATTTTTCAGGGAGAGATTGAGGTGGAAGAATCAAACGAATCAGAACATAATCGTTTGCTAAGTAGTAAGACCATGTTGTTTTTGGGCTTAGGGATGATCGTATTCGTACCTATTTTCAAGACGATAACCCACTTGCCTCCTTACTTAGGGATGATGCTGAGTTTAGGTGTCGTTTGGTTGGTTTCAGAGTATATCCACCCCGAGGAAGACTTCACGGAAGAGCGTAAAGTAGCCTTCTCTGCTCATAAGGCCCTCAGCAGAATTGAGATGTCGTCCATTCTCTTTTTCCTCGGAATATTGATGGCGGTAGCGGCTTTGGAAACCATCGCTATTGGCAATGTAGGTGCCCTACGTTCTGTGGCAGAAAGCCTTCAGGAAGCCATACCTAACCAAGATGTTGTTGTTGTTATTCTTGGTTTCTTATCTGCTGTTATTGACAATGTTCCGCTTGTGGCAGCCTCAATGGGTATGTATGACCTCAGTGTATTTGTGGAGGATTCCAAGCTTTGGCATTTTATCGCCTATTCTGCGGGTACGGGTGGTTCGATGCTGATTATTGGATCTGCAGCCGGGGTAGCTGCGATGGGTATGGAACGGATCGACTTCATTTGGTACTTTAAGAAAATTGCCTGGTTGGCACTTGTTGGCTTCTTAGCTGGTGCCGGCGTTTTTCTGCTATTAGCCCAATTTCTTCACTAG
- the dusB gene encoding tRNA dihydrouridine synthase DusB has product MVKIGDVEIGEFPLLLAPMEDVSDPPFRALCKAQGCDMMYTEFISVEGLIRDATKSVQKLDIYDEERPIGIQIFGANLDSMERAAEIVEEAQPEVLDINFGCPVKKVTCKGAGAGILQDIPKMVSLTEAIIKRTNLPVTVKTRLGWDDNTQYIEEVAERLQDVGIKGLSIHGRTRKQMYKGEADWTKIGNIKNNPRIHIPIFGNGDIDSPQKAKAYREKYGVDGIMIGRASIGYPWIFREIKHYFATGEMLDPPTISERVAACKQHLQHSLDWKGLTLGVLEMRRHYSNYFRGYPGIKNFRQVLVSEHDPATLFSTLDEIESIYTEREFMVTT; this is encoded by the coding sequence ATGGTAAAGATAGGAGATGTTGAGATTGGAGAGTTCCCTTTACTGCTAGCCCCCATGGAGGATGTCAGCGACCCTCCCTTTCGTGCCTTGTGTAAAGCGCAGGGCTGCGACATGATGTATACCGAATTCATCTCCGTTGAGGGCCTGATTCGTGATGCGACTAAAAGCGTCCAGAAATTGGACATTTACGATGAAGAGCGGCCCATTGGTATTCAGATCTTCGGTGCCAACCTCGATAGCATGGAACGTGCTGCCGAGATCGTGGAAGAAGCCCAACCGGAGGTACTGGACATCAACTTTGGTTGCCCCGTAAAAAAGGTGACGTGTAAAGGCGCTGGAGCTGGTATTCTGCAAGATATTCCTAAAATGGTGAGCCTTACGGAAGCCATTATTAAAAGGACCAATTTGCCCGTTACCGTAAAAACCCGCTTGGGTTGGGACGACAACACCCAATACATCGAAGAAGTAGCCGAACGCTTGCAGGATGTAGGCATCAAAGGCCTTTCTATCCACGGCAGAACCCGCAAGCAGATGTACAAGGGAGAAGCCGACTGGACAAAAATCGGCAACATAAAAAACAACCCCCGCATCCATATTCCTATCTTTGGTAACGGTGACATTGATAGTCCCCAAAAAGCAAAAGCTTACCGGGAAAAATATGGTGTGGACGGTATCATGATTGGTAGAGCCAGTATCGGTTATCCGTGGATTTTCCGGGAAATCAAGCATTATTTTGCGACTGGGGAGATGCTTGATCCACCAACGATCAGTGAACGTGTAGCAGCGTGTAAGCAGCATTTGCAACACAGCCTTGATTGGAAAGGACTGACCCTGGGTGTATTGGAGATGCGTCGGCACTATTCCAATTATTTCCGTGGCTATCCGGGGATTAAAAACTTCCGCCAGGTTTTGGTTTCTGAGCATGACCCAGCAACCTTGTTCAGCACCCTTGATGAAATTGAAAGCATCTATACCGAGCGAGAATTCATGGTAACTACTTAA
- a CDS encoding trypsin-like peptidase domain-containing protein: MTTRQITFTILCSLMSALVAVGLYRWLVPQQQVVIRESAEARYASQQDLLNGIRPRTFLSSSPTSFTKAAEAITPAVVFIRSYQSSGSGFLRRSRPEVSSSSGSGVIISADGYIVTNNHVVEGGQRFEVTLSDKREYVAEIIGTDPSTDLALLRIEDTKLPNIELGNSDSLLVGEWVLAVGNPFNLESTVTAGIVSAKGRNIDILDGQDRIESFIQTDAVVNPGNSGGALVNTNGELVGINTAIITRSGGYEGYSFAVPVNLVRKIVKDLRDYGTVQRGLLGAFITDVTAAVAEEKKLPSVAGVLISRITDDSGADNAGLQVGDVIIGINGTEVLAVPALQEILGQLRPGDQIRLKYLRNGKEKEVDIVLKNKLNSTSPLSSSEEQLLHQLGFELRNLSREERKRTGTEGAKVMSIFRNSEVESTNMEPGFIITSINDHRVSDLNDAIRILKRGSGKMVLRGVYESYEGEYFYTFEKP; encoded by the coding sequence ATGACGACCCGACAAATTACTTTTACTATCCTCTGTTCGCTCATGAGTGCATTAGTAGCAGTAGGCTTGTACCGCTGGTTAGTGCCTCAGCAGCAGGTTGTTATCCGAGAAAGTGCCGAGGCGCGCTATGCCAGTCAGCAAGATCTACTCAATGGTATTCGACCTCGAACTTTTCTATCCAGCTCGCCGACCAGCTTCACCAAGGCTGCTGAAGCCATCACACCGGCGGTCGTCTTTATCCGCTCTTACCAATCGTCAGGTAGTGGTTTTCTGCGGCGTTCACGCCCCGAAGTGAGTAGTTCTTCTGGTTCAGGTGTAATAATTTCTGCGGATGGCTACATTGTTACCAATAATCATGTCGTAGAAGGAGGCCAGCGTTTTGAAGTCACCCTTAGTGATAAACGAGAATACGTTGCTGAAATCATCGGCACTGACCCTTCTACCGACCTTGCGCTGCTACGCATTGAAGATACCAAGCTACCCAACATTGAACTAGGCAATTCAGATAGTCTCTTAGTGGGAGAATGGGTTTTAGCCGTAGGCAATCCTTTCAACCTGGAAAGTACCGTGACCGCCGGCATCGTCAGTGCCAAGGGGCGAAATATTGATATTCTGGATGGGCAAGATCGTATAGAATCCTTTATTCAAACCGATGCCGTTGTTAATCCTGGCAATAGCGGAGGCGCCTTGGTCAATACCAACGGGGAACTGGTAGGTATCAATACGGCCATCATAACCCGTTCGGGAGGGTATGAAGGCTACTCCTTTGCGGTACCCGTCAACCTTGTACGAAAGATTGTCAAAGATCTAAGAGATTACGGCACTGTACAAAGAGGCCTACTGGGCGCTTTCATCACCGATGTTACCGCAGCGGTTGCGGAAGAAAAAAAACTACCTTCCGTAGCTGGGGTTTTGATCTCCAGAATCACCGATGATAGTGGTGCTGATAATGCTGGCTTACAAGTAGGTGATGTGATCATCGGGATCAACGGCACAGAAGTACTTGCCGTTCCGGCATTGCAGGAAATCCTCGGGCAGCTGCGACCAGGCGACCAAATTCGGTTAAAATACTTGCGGAACGGAAAAGAAAAAGAAGTAGACATTGTCTTAAAAAATAAACTTAATAGTACCTCTCCTCTATCATCCAGCGAAGAACAACTCTTGCATCAATTAGGGTTTGAACTACGCAATTTAAGCCGGGAGGAGCGAAAACGCACCGGTACCGAAGGAGCTAAAGTGATGAGTATTTTCCGCAACAGTGAGGTAGAAAGTACAAACATGGAACCTGGCTTTATCATTACTTCCATCAACGACCATCGCGTCAGTGACTTAAATGATGCCATCCGCATCCTCAAGCGTGGCAGTGGAAAAATGGTATTAAGAGGCGTATACGAAAGTTACGAAGGAGAATATTTTTACACCTTTGAAAAGCCATAG
- a CDS encoding acyl-CoA carboxylase subunit beta encodes MSKKEIERNKNEDEMKLLLSRRQHRLDKIHLGGGEAKIAKLHKKGKMTARERVDYLVDEGSAFLEIGAFAGYEMYKEYGGCPGGGVLVGIGYVSGRQCMIIANDATVKAGAWFPITGKKNLRAQEIAMENRLPIIYLVDSAGVFLPMQDEIFPDKEHFGRIFRNNAKISSMGIPQIAAIMGSCVAGGAYLPIMSDEALIVEGTGSIFLAGPYLVKAAIGEEVDQETLGGASTHSEISGVTDYKCPDDPSCLDTIKDLVKQMGHFPKTGFDRIAAAPPLGEPDDLLRVFPENRTTPYATKELLQHIVDDGKLTYYKDGYGKTMICAYARIDGWSVGIVANNREIVRSASGETQFGGVIYSDSADKAARFIMNCNQKKIPLVFLHDVSGFMVGSRSEHGGIIKDGAKMVNAVSNSTVPKFSIIMGNSYGAGNYAMCGKAYDPRLIVAWPTAKIAVMGGAQAAKTLLQIQVATRKAKGEKVSANEENELLEKIQNRYDEQTTPYYAASRLWVDAIIDPRETRTWISEGIKAADMAPIETFNPGVIQT; translated from the coding sequence ATGAGTAAAAAAGAAATTGAGCGTAATAAGAACGAAGACGAAATGAAGCTGCTGCTCTCGCGTAGGCAGCATCGGCTAGATAAAATCCACCTGGGTGGTGGGGAGGCAAAAATTGCGAAACTCCATAAAAAAGGTAAAATGACCGCCCGTGAGCGTGTTGATTACCTGGTTGATGAAGGAAGTGCTTTTCTCGAAATCGGTGCTTTTGCAGGGTATGAAATGTACAAGGAATATGGAGGTTGCCCGGGCGGCGGCGTGCTTGTAGGTATAGGTTATGTGAGCGGTCGGCAATGTATGATTATTGCCAATGATGCGACCGTAAAGGCAGGGGCCTGGTTTCCTATTACGGGCAAAAAAAACCTTAGAGCGCAAGAAATTGCGATGGAGAACCGCCTTCCCATCATCTACCTGGTAGATAGTGCAGGGGTATTTCTTCCAATGCAAGATGAAATCTTTCCTGACAAAGAACATTTCGGACGGATTTTTCGCAACAATGCCAAAATCAGTAGCATGGGCATTCCTCAAATTGCCGCTATCATGGGCAGTTGTGTGGCCGGTGGTGCTTATCTGCCCATTATGAGCGACGAAGCACTCATTGTTGAAGGCACAGGCTCCATTTTTCTTGCGGGGCCCTATCTGGTCAAAGCCGCCATTGGGGAAGAAGTCGACCAGGAAACCCTTGGCGGTGCCAGTACCCATAGTGAGATCAGTGGTGTCACGGATTACAAATGCCCTGATGACCCAAGCTGTTTAGACACCATTAAAGATTTGGTCAAGCAAATGGGGCATTTCCCTAAAACGGGTTTTGATCGAATTGCTGCTGCTCCTCCCCTGGGTGAACCCGATGATCTGCTGCGCGTGTTTCCCGAAAATAGAACGACGCCTTACGCTACCAAAGAGCTCCTACAACATATCGTAGATGATGGAAAATTGACGTACTACAAGGATGGTTACGGCAAAACCATGATTTGTGCCTACGCTCGCATTGATGGCTGGTCGGTGGGCATTGTCGCCAACAACCGTGAAATTGTACGTTCAGCAAGTGGTGAAACGCAGTTTGGTGGTGTCATCTACAGTGATTCTGCCGACAAGGCCGCTCGCTTTATTATGAATTGCAATCAGAAAAAAATACCGCTGGTATTTTTACATGACGTCTCTGGCTTCATGGTTGGTTCCCGATCCGAACATGGAGGTATCATTAAAGATGGTGCTAAAATGGTCAATGCCGTGAGCAACAGCACCGTCCCTAAGTTTTCGATTATCATGGGGAATAGCTACGGTGCTGGCAATTACGCCATGTGCGGAAAAGCTTATGATCCACGTTTGATTGTTGCCTGGCCTACGGCCAAGATTGCGGTTATGGGGGGTGCCCAGGCAGCCAAAACTTTGCTCCAAATCCAGGTGGCTACCCGCAAAGCCAAGGGAGAAAAAGTGAGCGCCAACGAAGAAAATGAACTCCTGGAAAAAATCCAGAATCGCTACGATGAACAAACAACTCCCTACTACGCTGCTTCGCGCCTTTGGGTAGATGCCATCATTGATCCGCGCGAAACCCGCACCTGGATCAGCGAAGGCATAAAAGCGGCAGACATGGCTCCGATAGAAACCTTCAACCCGGGCGTCATTCAAACCTAG